The Methanopyrus kandleri AV19 DNA segment AGTGGGGTTTCTACGGCGAGTGGAAGGGGTGCAAGGTGGAGGCGTACGTGGTGGATCTCCCCGATTTCTCAACGATCGGTGGGTTAAGCTCGGAGAACGTGCACAAGGTACAAGGATCACTGTCGGCTTCCGAGGACACCAACGAGTGCCCGTGGGTATGCGACAACGTGGTAGTGTATCGGGTCGGATCGCTCTGGGGAGGGATGTCGGGGGACACCACGATCCCGGACATCAACGCCGCACTGATAGTGAAGTCGAGAGACTCCTGGACGTTCTCGTCGGACACCACGATCTACCGCCGTATCTACACGCAGACGGGTCCCGCCGTAGCCAGGGTCTACACGAACAATGACGATAAGACGCCGTACTACTTGGCGGTGTTCGCGGATAACAGCGGGGGTTTCGGTAAGGAGCGGTTAACGGGCGTCCTGTTCCGCGTCAAGGACGGGAAGATCCAGGTGATCGCGCAGTACGACCTCACGGGGTTCGGTAGTGGGTACTATTACTACTGTCCGACCGTAGCCACGGTCAAGAGCAAGTACGGAGATGCCGAGCTGGTTGTGGCCTGCTACAAGGGTGACAGCGGGAGCGGCGGCCATAACATCGGCGACGCCGTCATGCTGACGGTAAGCATCGGTGATCCCGTCGATGAGTTCATGTCGTCGGCCGCCGAGCTGCTCAACAGCCTGACTGGTACCGTGGACGTCGTGAACAACGCGATCTTCAACAGCTACTCGGGGCTCAAGAAGAAGGTTTCCGACCTGGAGAAGAAGTCGAACGAGCTAACGCAGACCACTCAGGAGCTGCAGAACAAGGTCTCCACACTCGAACAGGGTCAGGAGGAGCTGAAGCAGGAAGTAAGCAAGATCTCACAGGAGGTGAGTGGCCTGAAGGGCAGCATAGACGAGTGCAAGAACACCGTAGAAAACCTCGAAGAGCGCGTGAAGAAGCTCGAGCGTAGGAAGATCGCGGTATCACCGATGGCGGTACTGGCCGCCGCGTTGACGCTGGCGGCGTACAGGAGGTACGGCCGGCAATAGGACGGGTACGCCCCTCTTGGACTTCTCTTGTCTTTTGTTCCCCTCTGTTTCTGTTCCTCCGGACACGGTCTCACGCTCGGTCTTGGATACTGATTCGTTCCCGTTCGGTTTCGTTATTTTTCCGTAAAACAGCTCCGGGTTCAGGTAGGCCTCGAGCGCCCGCATCGCGTAGGCCGTGGCCCATATCGACGCCGGTTCGTAGTGGGCCCCTTCGGTCGTGGACGTCACATCCCGAGCCGGCCACGGCCAGGCTCCGTACCACTCCGGGTGTTCGGTCCCACGGTACCGCTGGGATACGAGCCACTCGACGGTGGCGTGGAGGTTGTACTCCGGGTCCGTCACGAGATCCGAGAGCTTGCGCTTACCGCCTGGCGTCTCGATCTCCACGTCCGTCGCGACATCGAACCACAGCGCCTTCAGCAGCACGAGGCTCAGGACGTTCCCCGTGACGGTCGTCTCCGGCGATCCCTGCGCTTCTAGATAAGCCGACGAGTACGCCCAGGCGGGGCCCCGACCGTGACTTCCTTCCACCCACGTTACTCCGGCTTCCTCACCGTTGAAGAGCCACTCGATGCCCCTGCGGATGGCGTTCAGGATCCGATCGCGGTCCACGTGGAGCCCGAGCCGGTCCGCCTTCAAGTAGACGTCTATCAGAGTCGACAGGATGTATGCCTGAGTGTCCGCCGAGTACTCTTGGCACATCAGCCCGGAGTACCAAGATCCGTCCGGGTTCTGACGCTCCAGCAGCCAGGAGACTCCCCGCTCGATGGCGCTTTTGATCCGATCCACCGCACTGTCGTCGAGGTTCAGCAGGTCACGGCGTTCCAACGCCATCAACAACGCCGCGACCGCCGCACGGGTGTGCCACGGAGCTCCTTCCCGGGCTTCCTCCCTCTTCCTACTCCAGCCACCGTCCTCCAGCTGTTGGTCCAGGAGCCAGGTCAGTCCCCTGCGTACGGCGCTCACGAGCTCCCCGTATTCCCCACCCGACTCGTGTCGCCGCTCGATCTCGTGGATCAGCAGCATGATCGCAACCGCGGTGTCGCTGGTTAAACTGCCCGAGTGGGTTATGCCCCTGTACGTCCACGCCTGTCCCCAGCCGCCGTCCTCGTTCTGGTTGTCGAGTACCCACCTGACGGCCTCCTCGGAAGCCTTAGACCACTCCGACGTCGGCGTCATCGCCGGCACACCGGCGGGCACCCTATCGGCTAGTAATCCAGCGCGCTCCGCGCTTTCCAGCGTGGGATACACCAGCGAGATCGCCTTCAGCTCGTATCCGAACGTCAGCTGAGGGTTCCACAAGTGAGCCGAAGCCAAGTAGGGACCGCCGCGATCCGTGGTGATGAACCACCATACGGTGCCCGCTTTCACGGCGTCCGCGCACTCCGTCTGGAGCTCCTTATACGGCTCCGTATTCTTCCAGTCCAGCGCCGTCGTCGGTGCGGCGGTTATCAGAACGGCTATCGTGGCGACTAGGACGCGCACGCGCTCGCTCCCCCAAACCTTTAATCTCGATGAACCGGACCGTAACGAACCTACAACGTACGGTAGATGAAGAAAATAAAAGTTGAGTCCGTATCGGCGCGATGGGGGCCGACACCTCCGTGGCACCGGTCTTGATCCTCGTCATGGTGTTCCTAGCGGTCTCGGTCCCCGCGCACTCGCTGGACATTGTGATATTCGGGAACGCCGCGAAGGGATCACCCGAGGAGATCCGTGCTGTGGAGGAGCGTGTGAAGGAAGACCTGGGTGTGGACGTTCGAATTCACGTGCACAACGTGCTCGTCAGCTGGTCCGATCAGAGCGCTCCGGTGGACTTCGACTCGCTGGCCCACGACATCGAACGCTCCGAGATCGTCGCCCTAGACAACATGGGACCCATGCCGACACCGTTTGCGATGGAGTTATCGGAGCGCGTCTTGGGTAAACCCGCCTCCTCGATGCAGGAGTTCCTCAGAGAGCTCGCGGAGAGGAAGCGGATAGTGGCCTACGTGACAGGCGACCAGCACGATTTCGTGATCTTAGGGTCCGGCTGCCGGCGTATAGTCGACGGTACCGCCGCGGTCGTTAACTTGGGCTTCCTGTTCCGGTTTTCCTCGGATCTGACACCGGTCATAGAGTTCCTGGTGTGGCTCGCGGATCCGTCGGTACCGGCGGAGAGACTACACCTCTCCGACGTACGGATATCGTCCGCTGCCGTCTACGTGCCGGGCCGAGGTTGGGAGTTCCCCGAAGTATCTGGAGAAGCTCTCGAGATGTCGTACCACCGGTGGCTTCACGCGCTAGAGGGTCGGGATCGCACCACCGAACCACTCTGGACGAAGGTCCGCCTGAGCTCGATACCATCGTGGGTGAAAGCCATCCGGGAAGCATCCTCGCAGTTCTTCCGGTCCCTGTGGCTCCCGAACCGACGCGTCGTGGTGGTGCTGGACTACATCGACGCACTATACAAGGGTGAGAGGGATCTCGTGGAGAAGCTCACCGATACCGTGTATCGGGAGGTCTCCCGGGAGTTCCAGGACGTGACGGCGATAGCCGTTCTGTGCGACGGGAACATGGTCTCGCCGATCGAGGCGCTGCTCGGGTTGAAAGACGCCGGATACGACATCGCGGCCGTGGTCTCCCTGTGGGCCTTCACGCTCGATTACCCCAAACCCGGTACTTGGGCACTCGAAGGAATCGACGCCCCGATCATCAAGGCAGTTTACCCGTTCTGGGCCAATTGGATGGACGAACCACAGCGCTACTTGAACATGAACGAGGGGGACCCGGAGTCCGGTCGCGTGGGCGCGCTCTTCGAGTGGGGTTACCAGGTGATCGGCGGGCCCGAACCCGAGGGTGCCTTCTGGTTCAAGATGATCGCGCTCAAGGAGCGCGACCAAATGATGGTGTTCCCGCTGGAGGACATGATCGAGGACGTGGCCCGGATGGTGGCGGGGTTCCTGAGGCTGCGGTACTTGCCCGAGTCGGAGAAACGGGTAGCGTTCGTGCTGTACTGTTACCCGCCGGGACGCGGTGAGATCGGCGCCTCTTACCTGGACGTGTTCCGGTCCCTGGTGAGGATATTCGAGGCGTTGGCGGAACGGGGCTACGATCTTGGCCCCGCGACCTCCCTGTACCGGAAGTTGGCGGAGCTCCGACGGGAAGACCCGAAAGCCGCTGAAGAGATGGAGAAACGTCTCGCGCACGCTTTGATGGCGGCGTCCGATCTCGTACTGAAGAACGTGGGTCCGTGGGCTAAGGGTGAGCTAGCCGGGATGGTGCGGCTGTACCGAGGCGGGCGGGCCGAGGTGAGCGTCGACTGGAACGGGAAGTCGATGAAGGTGATCGTGGACCACGGTGTGCTCCGGTGGATCGACGTGGACGGCTCGTCGTACGTGCTCGGGACCGTGAGCGAGGATCAACTAGTCCCGGTGGAGGCGCTGGAACGCTGGTACCGGGAGGATGTGGTGCGGAGGTTCGAGTATTACCTCTCGCTGCTGACCGGTGACGATCCGGAGACCGAGCGGGCTCGGAAGTCCCTGATGGAGTGGATGCGGGCGATCGAGGAGAAGTTCGGACCGCCCACGGACAACCGCGGGATCATGAGGTACGGCCTGTATTATGTCATCCCGGCCCTGCGACTGGGCAACGTGGTCGTGATGCTTCAGCCGGTACGTGGTTGGTCCGGAAGCCCCGAGCTGGTCTACCACTCCCCGGACCTACCCCCGCAATGGCAGTACGTCGCCGCGTACGAATGGTTGCGCAGGGTCTTCCGGGCGGACGCCGTGGTCCACGTGGGTACGCACGGAACCCTCGAGTGGCTGCCGGGTCATCAGGTCGGTCTTCTGGGCGTGGACTGGCCGCACGTGCTGCTGCCCGACGTGCCCCATGTGTACCTTTACATCGTCAGCAACCCGGGCGAAGCGATGGTCGCCAAGTACCGCTCCGGTCCGATCCTCCTCACGCACTTGTCGCCGCCGTGGGGCTACTTCAAGGACCTGGGTAAGTACGGGGAGCTGGAGCGTGAGCTCACGAGGTACTTCCAGATGAAGAGCTTCGGAGGAGACCCTCACGTGCTGGAGGAGCTGAGGCGGCGGATCGTCGAGACGGCGGAGCGTCTGGGACTGCTGAAGGACGTCGTCAACATGATATTCGCGGAGCGGAAGGAACCGCCGCCCGAGAACCCGAAGGAGTGGGCGATGGATCATATCGAGGAGTTCATAGACAAGCTCCACGATTTCCTACTGGACCTCGCGTTGAGGAACGTCGCGTACGGCCTGCACGTATACGGTGAGGACGTAGACGAGGACGTGGCCGTAGAGCAGGCCGCGGCGCTCGCGTCCTCCCGTGTCGCCCCGGTGTTCGCGTACTACGCCGGGCTGATCGACTCACCGGACCAGGAGGCGCTGAACCGGCTGCAGTCCGATAGACCCGACATATTCGCGTGGTTCAAGCGCGAACTCCGGGAGTGTCTGAGGGATATCCTGCGGACCGTTCTAAAGTACCCCGATTTAACCTCTCAGCTGGAACGTTACGTGGAACTGAAAGATCGGGAAGAATACTACGGCGAACCACCCGACGGCGTCGAAGGTCCGGGAAGGGAGGCGAAACGCCTGTTCTGGCAGGTATCCGATAGGCTCACGATCTTGGCGCAGGAGGCCATCCTGAGGTATTTCCACGGCCGGCGGAATGACCCTGACCACGAGCACCTCCTCGCCGAGGCCGTGGCCGACCTGTACAGGATCTACGTACACTACCGCGACTCGGGCCGGACCGAGCTGGAGGAACTGCTCGCCGCCCTCGACGGCAGGTTCGTCCCGCCGGGACTACTGGGCGAGCCGATGTGGAACACGAAGGTCCTACCCACCGGACGGGACGGCTACCCGATAGACCCCTCCCAAATGCCCACGCCGGAGGCGTGGGACGTCGCACGCAAGCTAGTCGATCAGATGCTCGCGGACTACTACCTAAGACACGGTAGGTGGCCGGAGGCCGTGGGCGTGGTCCTATGGGGTATTCACGAACTCTGCACCGGCGGTCTAGGCATCGCGGAGGTCCTGTACCTGCTGGGCGTGAGACCCGTGTGGAACCCGGACACCGGGCAGGTCACCGGGGTCGAGCTGATCCCGCTGGACGAGCTGAAGGTGAAGGTCGGTAACCGGTGGATCAACCGACCGAGGATCGACGTGGTGGTGTGGGCCGCCCTGCACATGGAGGACCCGCTGAAGCTACTGACTGAGGCTTACTATCTGGTCTCCCATGTGGACGAACCCACCGACGTGAACTACCGTCGGAAGCATTATCTGGAGCTGAAGCCGCGGTTAGTGAAGGAACTTGAGAAGAGCGGGATGTCACCCGAAGATGCCGAGAAAGAGGCCGACGTGATCGCGTCCTCGGGGTTCTTCGCGCAACCACCCGGGGTCTACGCGGGTACCGGGGCTTGCGACATCGTGGAGCACGCCTGGACCGACGTCTCGGGCACGGTCGGGCTCTTCGAGGACCCCGAGACGGCGCTGAAGAACTTCGAGCAGAGATTTTGGGAGAAGTTCAGGATCACCTGTGAGAGCCGGATGGCGTACGTCTACACGGCCGAGGCCCGGATCCTGACGATCCGAGAGGGGAACAAGGTCAGGGTCGTCGTGCTGAGGACGAGCACGGACCGCGTCTACCACGCGATCCCGTCGGTCGAGGCGTTCCGGTACCTGATGTCCAAGGTCGACGTCGTGGTTCACAGCGTCGTGAACACGTGGGGATTGATCGACACGGACGACTTCTACGACTGGGTCGGTGGGATGGCACTGTATGCGACGCACGCCGCGGGCCACGCGCCGGAAGTGTACATCGGGAACGCCGTCGATCCGACCGCCGCAAGGACGTTGACGGGTTACCAGCAGCTGGTGGGTGAGGTCTACACGAAGCTACTCAGCGAGTCCTGGTGGAAGGCCATGCTGGAGCACGGTGACTACGGCTGGTCCCGGATCGTCAGGAGGATCGAGTTCCTGGCCGGGTGGGGGATCACGGTCCCGTCACTGCGTCCCTACCTGAACTCCGTGTACACCGAGGTGTTCAAGGCTGTGGTACAGTGGATCAGCCAGGCGCCTCCCCGCACCGAGTACGGGTGGGCGGCCGTGGTGAGCACGATCGCGTGGTTCGTGGAGCTCGCTCGGACGGGTGTGTGGAAGCCGGACTCGAAGACGCTGGCACAGGCCGCGAAGGTCCTACTGGAGACGATGGCCAAACACGGGCCCGCGACGTGTCACCACACCAGTCCCAACCCGGCGTTAGTGGTGTACGCCGCTCGGGTCCTCCTGGAGGCCGGTTACTCCTACTCCGAGGTCAAGCGGCTCCTGTCCAAGGTGATGAAGTGGTACGCCAAGCTGGACAACCCGGAGATCGTCCGGGAGATCGAGAGGTTAACGAACCTGGTGATGACCAGGGCGGCGAGTGAGAGGTCGGCCAGGGCCGCCACGGCGTCCCGTTCGGCGGCGACCTCGTCATCGGCGTACACCGGCGTTACTGTCTCCCGGACGGTTTCGTCGTTCACCGGACCGGGACTGCCCGGAGGGAGGGGAAGTGCTCAGGTCGTAGTGGGGTTGTTGGGATCGGTGTTACGGGGTGTTGCACGCGGAACGGTGCTCCCGGAGATCGGATACTGGACGGGTCCCTCGAGATACACCGGTCACGCGAAGGCAGGTTCGAGGGTCGGGAAGACCGAGCGCAGTACCGAACGCGAGTCGAAGGCGACGCAGACGTTCACCAGGACCTCCCCGCCCTCCTCGGCCCCTAAGATGATCTGGGAATGGGTCGCCGCCCTGCTCCTGACACTACTGTTCCTCCTGGTGTGGAGGATCCGACCGACGGGTCCCAGACCGCGGGCTACGTGGGTTACGCCAGCAACCGTTCCGCCAGTCGCCGCGTGACCTCGCGGACCTCGGACTCCGGTACCACGACGCTCACCGCTACGACCCCATGTGCGCTACCTAGCAGGTCGAACCCCTCGCAGGCTGCCAAGAACGTGGACACGTCCCGGGCCGACATCCCTTCGCCCACCACCGTGACCAAGCCCACGTCCTTGTCGACCTCCCAGTCGTAGTCCAGGCCGTTCAGGGCTTCCTCCGCGCTCCTCAGGGCGGTCTCCTCTACCAGGAGGTTGATGTAAGGCTCCGAGACCGTCGTGAACACCGCGAGGAGGTTCACGCCGGCGTTCCCCAGCGCGGAGGTCACCCTACCCACCACTCCGGGCTCGTCCACCATTTTGGCACCGCTCACCCTAATCAGCGCGACGTCGTCCCGGGACGCCACTACCTTAGGGCCGGGCTCCGTACTGTCGGATATCACGGTCCCTATTTCCCCGGTGAACGAGTTCCCGATCAGGACTGTCACTCCGAGGTTCTTAGCGGCCTCCACGGCCTTAGGGTGGATCACCCCCGCCCCCGATGCACCGGCCATCATAGCTTCCTCGTACGACAGCCGCTCGACGACCTCCGCGTCCGCCAGTTCCGGGTCGGTGGTCATGATGCCGTCGACGTCCGTCCATATTACTGACCGCGAACCCAACACCCCGGCCAGGACGGTGGCCGTGTAGTCGGAGCCCCCTCGTCCCAGCGTGGTCACGTGGCCGCGGTCTGACCTCCCGATGAACCCCGTGACGACCGGAACGCGACCCGAGCGGAGGTCTCGTAGGAGTCTCGAGCGCGTTCCGTCCCATCCGACGATGTCGGCGTTTCCGGGGTCGTCGGTGGTGACCAGTCCCACGTCCCAGGCGTCGTACGCCATCGCCTTGATACCCCGCTCCTTCAGGTACGCCGCCACGATGCGGGCGGACGCGCGCTCTCCGAGGGACAGAACCAAGTCGCGGAGGCGCTCTTCGGGTCTGCCAAGTTGCTCGAGAACCGTGGCGACACCGTGGAGGAGTGTCTCCATGTCTTTCAGGAACGATTCTACCTCCTCGTGCCGCTGTTCCAGATGTTCCGTGATGAACTCCCTGTGACGCTCTAGTATGGGGGTCGGGTCGGCGGAACCTTCGGCGGCGCGTCGAACGAAGTCCTCCAGTGCATCTGTGACGCCGGCTAGGGCCGAGACCACGATCACGTGGCCGGAAGCCGCGGAAGCTTCGAGGGTCCGAAGTCCCTCCTCAGAGGCTACCGACGTGCCTCCGAACTTGTGAACCTCCAAGCTCGGTCCCCTCTTCGTTATGGGATTCGTAACGATTCTGGGTTTGGCGCCGGGGCCGGGATTTGAACCCGGGCGGCCCATACGGGCCACGGGATCTCCAATCCCGCGCCTTGGACCGGGCTCGGCCGCCCCGGCGCATCCAGACGGCACAAAACCGTTGCCTGAATAAAGTTTACGGGATGGTCTGGGCCCGAACCTTAAGCCCCTTGTGGAGGGCCTCCTCCAACCGTTGTCCGACCGACGTGTCCTTGTTCACCCTGACTTCACCGCTGGAACCCACCGTGGCCGTGAACACGTACTCGTCTCCCACGAACACCTTCACAGGACGTCCTGAGAACTTGTCCCCCAGCTGCAGCCTGATGTATTCGCCGTCGTCGACGACGCGCATGGGGAACCGCTCTCCGGACTCCACCTCGATTACTTCGCCCTCCCCTTCGGGAACCGGAGAACCAGCCGGCTGCGGTCGTTCACCTCGCCGCTCCTCCAGCGGCTTAACGGTTATCTTCAGCCCCGTGCGGTGCTCGATCTGTTCGACGTTCCTACCCTTCTTGCCTATCACCATAGGAACCATATGCTCGGGGACGTAGACCGTGGCCTGTGACCCCTTCACCTCGACGTCCACCGGGGCGCGGCCGCCTATGAAGCGGCGAACTTCTCGTTCCACGACTTCGGCCGCGAGTCGTTCCGATGCCGTCTCCTGCTCCTCCTCTCCCTTGACGGGAACGACGAAGACCTCCTCTCCGTAGGTGTAGATCTCGTACTCGAGCTCTCCGGTCTCGAAGTCCCGGATCTCCACGACAGGACGCGCTAGGTCCTCTTCCGTCATCCCGGTGGGGACCTTCACGGTCAGCGACACGTCGTACACCTTCTTGATCTCACCGTCCTCGATGAAGATGACCGTGTCCACGACCTGCGGAATAACACCCAACTCCACCCTGCCGATGAGCCGCTGGATCGCGTCGATGGGACGGGTAGCGTGGACTACTCCGATCATCCCGACGCCGGCGAGCCTCATGTCCGCGAAGACCTCGAAGTCCTTCGTCTTCCGGACCTCGTCGTAGATGGTGTAGTCCGGACGCACCAGGAGGAGTATGTCCGCAGTCTTCTCCATGTCGCCGTCCAGGGGCGCGTACTGGGTGATCTCGTCACCGACCTGCAGGTCACGCGGGCTTTCCATGGTCTTGACGATCTTGCCCTGTTCGGCGTAAAACTCGGCAAGCGCCGCGCAGAACGTCGACTTACCGGACCCCGGTGGACCGGCCACCAAGATACCTTCAGCACGCTCCCTCAGGCGCTCCTTCAGCTTCTCGGACAGGTCGTAGTCGTCGAGGCTCACCTTGACGACCGGCCGGACCGCGGTGATCTCCCATCCTTCCGAGAACGGGGGTCGGGCTATCGAGATCCGGAGGTTACGTAGCTGTACCACGGTCGCCCCACCTCGATCGATCTCCACGAAGCTCTTCTCGTCCGTGTACGCCTTCTCGATCACCTCTCTAGCCCATTTTTCCAGCTCCTCACGAGTACACGGCTCCGGACGGAGCTCTATCAGCTTCCACTCTCCGGGTCGTCCCACCTTCGCCTTCGGGGGCACGTTCTCCTTCAGGTGGAGTGACATCGCGT contains these protein-coding regions:
- a CDS encoding terpene cyclase/mutase family protein: MRVLVATIAVLITAAPTTALDWKNTEPYKELQTECADAVKAGTVWWFITTDRGGPYLASAHLWNPQLTFGYELKAISLVYPTLESAERAGLLADRVPAGVPAMTPTSEWSKASEEAVRWVLDNQNEDGGWGQAWTYRGITHSGSLTSDTAVAIMLLIHEIERRHESGGEYGELVSAVRRGLTWLLDQQLEDGGWSRKREEAREGAPWHTRAAVAALLMALERRDLLNLDDSAVDRIKSAIERGVSWLLERQNPDGSWYSGLMCQEYSADTQAYILSTLIDVYLKADRLGLHVDRDRILNAIRRGIEWLFNGEEAGVTWVEGSHGRGPAWAYSSAYLEAQGSPETTVTGNVLSLVLLKALWFDVATDVEIETPGGKRKLSDLVTDPEYNLHATVEWLVSQRYRGTEHPEWYGAWPWPARDVTSTTEGAHYEPASIWATAYAMRALEAYLNPELFYGKITKPNGNESVSKTERETVSGGTETEGNKRQEKSKRGVPVLLPAVPPVRRQRQRGGQYRHR
- a CDS encoding cobaltochelatase subunit CobN, whose translation is MAPVLILVMVFLAVSVPAHSLDIVIFGNAAKGSPEEIRAVEERVKEDLGVDVRIHVHNVLVSWSDQSAPVDFDSLAHDIERSEIVALDNMGPMPTPFAMELSERVLGKPASSMQEFLRELAERKRIVAYVTGDQHDFVILGSGCRRIVDGTAAVVNLGFLFRFSSDLTPVIEFLVWLADPSVPAERLHLSDVRISSAAVYVPGRGWEFPEVSGEALEMSYHRWLHALEGRDRTTEPLWTKVRLSSIPSWVKAIREASSQFFRSLWLPNRRVVVVLDYIDALYKGERDLVEKLTDTVYREVSREFQDVTAIAVLCDGNMVSPIEALLGLKDAGYDIAAVVSLWAFTLDYPKPGTWALEGIDAPIIKAVYPFWANWMDEPQRYLNMNEGDPESGRVGALFEWGYQVIGGPEPEGAFWFKMIALKERDQMMVFPLEDMIEDVARMVAGFLRLRYLPESEKRVAFVLYCYPPGRGEIGASYLDVFRSLVRIFEALAERGYDLGPATSLYRKLAELRREDPKAAEEMEKRLAHALMAASDLVLKNVGPWAKGELAGMVRLYRGGRAEVSVDWNGKSMKVIVDHGVLRWIDVDGSSYVLGTVSEDQLVPVEALERWYREDVVRRFEYYLSLLTGDDPETERARKSLMEWMRAIEEKFGPPTDNRGIMRYGLYYVIPALRLGNVVVMLQPVRGWSGSPELVYHSPDLPPQWQYVAAYEWLRRVFRADAVVHVGTHGTLEWLPGHQVGLLGVDWPHVLLPDVPHVYLYIVSNPGEAMVAKYRSGPILLTHLSPPWGYFKDLGKYGELERELTRYFQMKSFGGDPHVLEELRRRIVETAERLGLLKDVVNMIFAERKEPPPENPKEWAMDHIEEFIDKLHDFLLDLALRNVAYGLHVYGEDVDEDVAVEQAAALASSRVAPVFAYYAGLIDSPDQEALNRLQSDRPDIFAWFKRELRECLRDILRTVLKYPDLTSQLERYVELKDREEYYGEPPDGVEGPGREAKRLFWQVSDRLTILAQEAILRYFHGRRNDPDHEHLLAEAVADLYRIYVHYRDSGRTELEELLAALDGRFVPPGLLGEPMWNTKVLPTGRDGYPIDPSQMPTPEAWDVARKLVDQMLADYYLRHGRWPEAVGVVLWGIHELCTGGLGIAEVLYLLGVRPVWNPDTGQVTGVELIPLDELKVKVGNRWINRPRIDVVVWAALHMEDPLKLLTEAYYLVSHVDEPTDVNYRRKHYLELKPRLVKELEKSGMSPEDAEKEADVIASSGFFAQPPGVYAGTGACDIVEHAWTDVSGTVGLFEDPETALKNFEQRFWEKFRITCESRMAYVYTAEARILTIREGNKVRVVVLRTSTDRVYHAIPSVEAFRYLMSKVDVVVHSVVNTWGLIDTDDFYDWVGGMALYATHAAGHAPEVYIGNAVDPTAARTLTGYQQLVGEVYTKLLSESWWKAMLEHGDYGWSRIVRRIEFLAGWGITVPSLRPYLNSVYTEVFKAVVQWISQAPPRTEYGWAAVVSTIAWFVELARTGVWKPDSKTLAQAAKVLLETMAKHGPATCHHTSPNPALVVYAARVLLEAGYSYSEVKRLLSKVMKWYAKLDNPEIVREIERLTNLVMTRAASERSARAATASRSAATSSSAYTGVTVSRTVSSFTGPGLPGGRGSAQVVVGLLGSVLRGVARGTVLPEIGYWTGPSRYTGHAKAGSRVGKTERSTERESKATQTFTRTSPPSSAPKMIWEWVAALLLTLLFLLVWRIRPTGPRPRATWVTPATVPPVAA
- a CDS encoding aspartate kinase gives rise to the protein MEVHKFGGTSVASEEGLRTLEASAASGHVIVVSALAGVTDALEDFVRRAAEGSADPTPILERHREFITEHLEQRHEEVESFLKDMETLLHGVATVLEQLGRPEERLRDLVLSLGERASARIVAAYLKERGIKAMAYDAWDVGLVTTDDPGNADIVGWDGTRSRLLRDLRSGRVPVVTGFIGRSDRGHVTTLGRGGSDYTATVLAGVLGSRSVIWTDVDGIMTTDPELADAEVVERLSYEEAMMAGASGAGVIHPKAVEAAKNLGVTVLIGNSFTGEIGTVISDSTEPGPKVVASRDDVALIRVSGAKMVDEPGVVGRVTSALGNAGVNLLAVFTTVSEPYINLLVEETALRSAEEALNGLDYDWEVDKDVGLVTVVGEGMSARDVSTFLAACEGFDLLGSAHGVVAVSVVVPESEVREVTRRLAERLLA
- a CDS encoding PINc/VapC family ATPase, with the translated sequence MDVEIETEYVVPDTSVVIDGRISRLAEEGYLEGKIVVIPRAVLSELEYQANRGRETGFAGLQELQELQRLAEEGIIEIEFAGERPGLEEIRLARSGEIDAMIREVAREYNATLITSDKVQAEVAKAEGLEVVYFEPITRVGETEIERMMPENAMSLHLKENVPPKAKVGRPGEWKLIELRPEPCTREELEKWAREVIEKAYTDEKSFVEIDRGGATVVQLRNLRISIARPPFSEGWEITAVRPVVKVSLDDYDLSEKLKERLRERAEGILVAGPPGSGKSTFCAALAEFYAEQGKIVKTMESPRDLQVGDEITQYAPLDGDMEKTADILLLVRPDYTIYDEVRKTKDFEVFADMRLAGVGMIGVVHATRPIDAIQRLIGRVELGVIPQVVDTVIFIEDGEIKKVYDVSLTVKVPTGMTEEDLARPVVEIRDFETGELEYEIYTYGEEVFVVPVKGEEEQETASERLAAEVVEREVRRFIGGRAPVDVEVKGSQATVYVPEHMVPMVIGKKGRNVEQIEHRTGLKITVKPLEERRGERPQPAGSPVPEGEGEVIEVESGERFPMRVVDDGEYIRLQLGDKFSGRPVKVFVGDEYVFTATVGSSGEVRVNKDTSVGQRLEEALHKGLKVRAQTIP